A window from Ignavibacteriota bacterium encodes these proteins:
- a CDS encoding exodeoxyribonuclease VII large subunit, with translation MLENAISVSELTSHIKRVIEESFDQVKIIGEISNFKAHVSGHWYFTLKDKNAQISCTMWKGINNFVFFTPQDGMQIIVTGKVTVYPPRGNYQLDVKSMKPAGEGELQKAFEQLKRKLFDEGLFDENYKKQIPSFPQTIGIVTGCETAALKDMLSVAARRFPLVKIIVAPTRVQGDGAAEQIVKSIENLNMLNEIDLIIIARGGGSLEDLWAFNEEIVARAIFNSKIPIISGVGHEIDFTIADFVSDLRAPTPSAAMELATPSKDEIFVFLDEISYNITSSVLEKIENLKSEIQILLKSYGFKNLTSIVNSKKQTIDNYIFRIQVIIANFLKENKNNLEILTKIISGNNVNSILKKGFVIINQNEKVIKRKNEFNNESNFEIKFYDGNVRIYK, from the coding sequence ATTTTGGAAAATGCAATTTCTGTAAGTGAATTAACTTCTCATATTAAACGAGTAATTGAAGAAAGTTTTGATCAAGTAAAAATTATTGGCGAAATTTCCAATTTTAAAGCTCATGTTTCCGGTCATTGGTATTTTACACTAAAAGATAAAAATGCGCAAATTAGTTGCACAATGTGGAAAGGAATTAACAATTTTGTTTTTTTTACTCCTCAAGATGGAATGCAAATTATTGTAACCGGCAAAGTGACTGTTTATCCACCAAGAGGAAATTATCAATTAGATGTAAAATCAATGAAACCGGCTGGTGAGGGTGAATTACAGAAAGCATTTGAACAGTTAAAGAGAAAATTATTTGATGAAGGTTTATTTGACGAAAATTATAAAAAACAAATTCCAAGTTTTCCACAGACAATTGGAATTGTAACCGGATGTGAAACAGCAGCATTAAAAGATATGCTTAGCGTTGCAGCAAGAAGATTCCCTTTGGTTAAAATTATTGTTGCACCAACAAGAGTTCAAGGTGATGGAGCTGCTGAACAAATTGTTAAAAGTATAGAAAATTTAAATATGCTTAATGAAATAGATTTAATTATTATTGCAAGAGGTGGCGGTTCATTGGAAGATTTGTGGGCTTTTAATGAAGAAATTGTTGCGCGTGCAATTTTTAATTCAAAAATTCCCATAATTTCCGGCGTAGGACATGAAATTGATTTTACAATTGCTGATTTTGTTTCTGATTTGCGTGCGCCAACTCCTTCTGCCGCAATGGAACTAGCAACGCCAAGCAAAGATGAGATTTTTGTCTTTCTTGATGAAATTTCATATAATATTACAAGTTCAGTTTTAGAGAAAATTGAAAACCTGAAATCTGAAATTCAAATTCTGCTGAAATCTTATGGATTTAAAAATTTGACAAGTATAGTAAATTCAAAAAAACAAACAATTGATAATTATATTTTTAGAATTCAAGTTATTATTGCTAATTTTTTAAAAGAGAATAAAAACAATTTGGAAATTTTAACTAAAATTATTTCCGGTAATAATGTAAATTCAATTTTGAAAAAAGGATTTGTTATTATAAATCAAAATGAAAAAGTAATTAAAAGAAAAAATGAATTTAATAATGAATCCAATTTTGAAATAAAATTTTATGATGGAAATGTGAGAATTTACAAATGA
- the xseB gene encoding exodeoxyribonuclease VII small subunit, whose protein sequence is MSKKNKNFEESLNRLREIADLLENDDVSLEDSVKIYEEGIRLSKFCTELLHNAEMKVQELNNELKNDIDN, encoded by the coding sequence ATGAGTAAAAAAAATAAAAATTTTGAAGAATCATTAAATCGTTTAAGAGAAATTGCAGATTTGCTGGAAAATGATGATGTTTCGCTTGAAGATTCAGTAAAAATTTATGAAGAGGGAATTAGATTATCAAAATTCTGCACAGAACTTTTACATAATGCTGAAATGAAAGTTCAAGAACTTAACAATGAACTTAAAAATGATATTGATAATTAA
- a CDS encoding 1-deoxy-D-xylulose-5-phosphate synthase gives MVDESQYKILFKVNSPKDIRNFSVSELKDLCSEIRNYMVDVVSQIGGHFGGGLGTVELTVALHKVFNTPVDKLVWDTGHQAYPHKIITGRRDKLKTIRRLNGISGFLKRTESEYDEFGAGHASTSISAALGIAAANRLNGEDNKKVIAIIGDGAMTGGMAYEAMNNAGFQKQNLIVILNDNNMSIAPNVWQISNYFNEVISHPEYNKFKGAIWDLTGKLDQFGDRLRTVAGRVEAGIKAIVTPGMLFEALGFRYFGPVNGHNISKLITLFEHVKELSGPILIHVISEKGKGYKPAEGSKAEFHGVTPFDKLTGEIPKKSGAPSYTSIFGKALVEIMQNEEKVVGITAAMPDGTGLSFVEQKFPKRYFDVGIAEEHGVTFAAGLATQGIIPVVAIYSTFLQRAIDQIIHDVALQKLHVVFVMDRAGLVGADGPTHHGTFDLSYLRYIPGIVIMAPKDEAELRNMLYTSIKYKKGPIAIRYPRGNALGVEVKENFEQLEIGKAEKLNDGNDVAILAVGSMVTYAEKVVNILKERNISTALFNMRFIKPLDTILLDEIAEKFDKIITLEENSIIGGFGSAILEYMNSKNYKNDIRILGIPDKFIDHGTQQELHKIIGIDPDGISEQIQNFINVKIIQEAAD, from the coding sequence TTGGTTGACGAATCACAATACAAAATTCTGTTTAAAGTAAATTCACCAAAAGATATTAGGAATTTTTCTGTATCTGAATTAAAAGATTTATGTTCTGAAATCAGAAATTATATGGTGGATGTAGTTTCGCAAATCGGTGGACATTTCGGCGGCGGACTCGGAACTGTTGAATTAACCGTAGCACTGCACAAAGTATTTAATACTCCAGTGGATAAATTAGTTTGGGATACGGGACATCAAGCATATCCGCATAAAATAATTACGGGAAGAAGAGATAAACTTAAAACTATTCGAAGGCTTAATGGAATCAGCGGATTTTTAAAAAGAACTGAAAGCGAATATGATGAATTTGGTGCCGGACATGCATCAACTTCAATTTCCGCAGCATTGGGAATTGCAGCAGCAAATAGATTAAATGGAGAAGATAACAAAAAAGTTATTGCAATAATTGGCGATGGTGCAATGACTGGCGGAATGGCTTATGAAGCAATGAATAATGCCGGATTCCAAAAACAAAATTTAATTGTAATTCTTAATGATAATAATATGTCAATTGCTCCAAATGTATGGCAAATTTCAAATTATTTTAATGAAGTTATTTCGCATCCGGAATACAATAAATTTAAAGGTGCAATTTGGGATTTAACCGGAAAATTGGATCAGTTTGGTGATAGATTAAGAACAGTTGCCGGAAGAGTTGAAGCTGGGATTAAAGCAATTGTTACTCCGGGAATGTTATTTGAAGCTTTAGGTTTTAGATATTTCGGACCAGTTAACGGACATAATATTTCAAAACTTATAACTTTGTTTGAACATGTAAAAGAACTTTCTGGACCAATTTTAATTCATGTTATTAGCGAAAAAGGAAAAGGCTATAAACCCGCAGAAGGTAGCAAAGCTGAATTTCATGGAGTTACTCCATTTGATAAATTAACCGGCGAAATTCCTAAAAAATCCGGAGCTCCATCTTATACTTCAATATTTGGCAAAGCTCTTGTTGAAATTATGCAAAATGAAGAAAAAGTTGTGGGGATTACAGCCGCAATGCCCGATGGAACCGGACTTTCTTTCGTTGAACAGAAATTTCCCAAAAGATATTTTGATGTTGGGATTGCTGAAGAACACGGTGTAACTTTTGCTGCGGGATTAGCAACTCAAGGAATAATTCCCGTTGTAGCAATTTATTCAACATTTTTACAGCGAGCAATTGATCAAATAATTCATGATGTTGCTCTACAAAAATTACACGTTGTTTTTGTTATGGATAGAGCTGGATTAGTTGGTGCCGATGGGCCAACGCATCACGGAACTTTTGATTTATCATATTTGCGCTATATTCCAGGGATTGTTATAATGGCTCCTAAAGATGAAGCAGAACTGAGAAATATGTTATACACTTCTATCAAATATAAAAAGGGACCAATTGCAATTAGATATCCTCGCGGAAATGCTTTAGGTGTTGAAGTAAAAGAAAATTTTGAACAATTAGAAATTGGTAAAGCAGAAAAATTAAATGATGGAAATGACGTTGCAATTTTAGCAGTTGGATCAATGGTAACTTATGCAGAAAAAGTTGTTAACATTTTGAAAGAAAGAAATATTTCTACTGCACTTTTTAATATGAGATTTATTAAACCATTAGATACAATTTTATTAGATGAAATTGCAGAAAAGTTTGATAAAATTATTACACTTGAAGAAAATTCTATAATCGGTGGATTTGGCAGCGCAATTTTAGAATACATGAATTCTAAAAATTATAAAAATGATATTAGGATTTTAGGAATTCCGGATAAATTTATCGATCACGGAACTCAGCAAGAATTGCATAAAATTATTGGAATTGATCCAGATGGAATTTCAGAACAAATTCAAAATTTCATTAATGTAAAAATTATTCAAGAGGCTGCTGATTGA
- a CDS encoding Gfo/Idh/MocA family oxidoreductase: protein MNQKTKIAVIGLGTVGQLVHLPILSKLNSVDLVAVSDINKTRLNSIGEKFNVKNRFTDFTKMLESEEIDAVIISTPTNTHKNIAVECLSKQKHVLIEKPIALNLEETREIDTEAKKNKCLAMVGMNFRFRPDTMLLKSLINSGELGDIFYIKCGWTRKQSSQEKWFNKKSLAGGGVMFDLGIVVIDTALWLLDYPKIKNASAQHFYHATQNIEDSSVGFIRMNNSAVVNYEVSWSFHDETESFKLTAYGTKGTGHLNPLRAYKKMGSNRIDLTSNSSLQIKDLFKKSYENELKHFIGAIKDSVPLISSSNEALSRMKLIESLNESANSQTEISI, encoded by the coding sequence TTGAACCAAAAAACTAAAATTGCTGTAATTGGATTAGGAACTGTTGGGCAGTTAGTTCATCTACCGATTTTATCTAAATTAAATTCGGTTGATCTTGTTGCAGTTTCTGATATTAACAAAACTCGATTAAATTCAATTGGTGAAAAATTTAATGTAAAAAATAGATTTACAGATTTTACCAAAATGTTGGAATCTGAGGAAATTGATGCAGTAATAATTTCAACCCCGACAAATACGCATAAAAATATTGCGGTTGAATGTTTATCAAAACAAAAACATGTTTTAATAGAAAAACCAATTGCATTAAATTTGGAAGAAACAAGAGAAATTGATACTGAAGCAAAAAAGAATAAATGCCTTGCTATGGTTGGAATGAATTTTAGATTCCGCCCGGATACAATGCTTTTGAAAAGTTTAATTAATAGTGGTGAACTTGGAGATATATTTTATATAAAATGTGGATGGACAAGAAAGCAAAGCAGTCAAGAAAAATGGTTTAACAAAAAAAGTTTAGCTGGCGGCGGAGTAATGTTTGATCTTGGAATAGTTGTTATTGATACTGCACTTTGGCTTTTAGATTATCCAAAAATTAAAAATGCATCTGCGCAACATTTTTATCATGCAACACAGAATATTGAAGATTCTTCAGTTGGATTTATAAGAATGAACAATTCTGCAGTTGTAAATTATGAAGTAAGCTGGTCATTCCACGATGAAACTGAAAGTTTTAAATTAACTGCTTACGGAACAAAAGGTACCGGACATTTAAATCCTCTACGGGCTTATAAAAAAATGGGTTCAAATAGAATTGATTTAACTTCGAACTCAAGTTTGCAAATTAAAGATTTATTCAAAAAATCATACGAAAATGAATTAAAACATTTTATAGGCGCAATAAAAGATTCTGTTCCATTAATTTCATCAAGCAATGAAGCATTATCAAGAATGAAGTTAATCGAAAGTTTAAATGAATCAGCAAATTCACAAACTGAAATAAGTATTTAA
- a CDS encoding response regulator transcription factor, producing the protein MAKILLVDDEKDIVEFLQYNLEAEGFEVISANDGEAALEKMKENPDVVVLDVMMPKMNGYEVCKNIRLNENYNDIPIIFLTAKTSEFDELKGFDLGADDYVKKPISPKMLVARVKSKIKKLSQSDDKEQQNASVLKIGPLEINKDKFEVKVNGKNIILPKKEFAILYYLAKRPGKVFPRDRILNDVWGEDIYVIERTVDVHIRKIREKMGNEADMIETIKGVGYRFREY; encoded by the coding sequence ATGGCAAAGATATTATTAGTTGATGATGAAAAAGATATTGTAGAATTTCTACAATATAATTTAGAAGCAGAAGGTTTTGAAGTTATTTCGGCAAATGACGGCGAAGCGGCATTGGAAAAAATGAAAGAAAATCCCGATGTTGTTGTTCTTGATGTTATGATGCCAAAGATGAATGGCTATGAAGTTTGTAAAAATATAAGACTCAATGAAAATTATAATGATATCCCAATTATTTTTCTAACTGCAAAAACCAGCGAGTTTGATGAATTAAAAGGATTTGATCTTGGTGCTGATGATTATGTAAAAAAACCTATATCTCCTAAAATGTTAGTTGCAAGAGTGAAATCTAAAATTAAAAAACTTTCACAATCTGATGATAAAGAACAGCAGAATGCTTCCGTACTGAAAATTGGACCGCTTGAAATTAATAAAGATAAATTTGAAGTTAAGGTAAATGGGAAAAATATAATTCTTCCCAAAAAAGAATTCGCAATACTTTATTATTTAGCAAAAAGACCGGGAAAAGTTTTCCCTAGAGATAGAATTTTGAATGATGTTTGGGGTGAAGATATATATGTAATTGAAAGAACCGTTGATGTTCATATCCGTAAAATAAGAGAAAAAATGGGCAATGAAGCCGATATGATTGAAACTATTAAAGGTGTTGGTTATCGCTTCCGAGAGTATTAA
- a CDS encoding GHKL domain-containing protein, which yields MNKVISNLKFSVVFAREIILLSILFEVLIILLFEISSPRFLGITFTIIIFDFIILFFIGRKRKKEIEEIKSVIRSIRKNILHSEEEIKLSKSLIDLEGNIKAMFRRTQKDLAAMQKLAQARSDFLGYVSHELRTPIFTIQGYLETLLNGAIDNPNVNRKFLEKTLTHSNNLNSLLNDLIDISMIESGLMSLSFRFFNLNNFLQNIVNEIKSLTQLKNIELLLSDFDKEIEIYGDKEKLTQVLNNLLSNAIKYTEKGKIEILVLEKNKTVTISVKDTGIGIPENEIDRIFERFYRTERDRSSTIPGTGLGLSIVKHILEAHNSAIEVKSILNVGSEFSFKLKRD from the coding sequence ATTAATAAAGTCATTTCTAATTTAAAATTTTCCGTCGTATTTGCTCGGGAAATTATTCTTCTTAGTATTTTATTTGAAGTTTTAATTATTCTTCTTTTTGAAATTTCTTCACCTCGTTTTTTAGGAATTACTTTTACAATCATCATTTTCGATTTTATAATTCTTTTTTTTATTGGTCGAAAGAGAAAAAAAGAAATTGAAGAAATAAAATCTGTAATTAGATCAATACGAAAAAATATTTTGCATAGTGAAGAAGAAATTAAATTAAGTAAATCATTAATTGATTTGGAAGGCAATATTAAAGCCATGTTCAGACGAACTCAGAAAGATCTGGCAGCAATGCAAAAATTAGCTCAAGCCAGAAGTGATTTTCTCGGTTACGTTTCGCATGAATTAAGAACTCCAATTTTTACAATTCAAGGTTACTTAGAAACTTTGTTAAATGGTGCGATTGATAATCCTAATGTAAATAGAAAATTTCTTGAAAAAACTTTAACACATTCTAATAATCTAAATTCATTGTTGAATGATCTTATTGATATTTCAATGATTGAATCCGGATTAATGAGTTTAAGTTTCCGTTTTTTTAATCTAAATAATTTTCTTCAGAACATAGTTAATGAGATTAAGAGTTTAACACAACTAAAAAATATTGAATTATTATTAAGTGATTTTGACAAAGAAATTGAAATTTATGGCGATAAAGAAAAATTAACTCAAGTTTTAAATAATCTTTTATCGAATGCAATTAAATACACGGAAAAAGGGAAAATTGAAATTTTAGTTTTAGAAAAAAATAAAACAGTAACAATTAGCGTAAAAGATACCGGAATAGGAATTCCGGAAAATGAAATTGATAGAATTTTTGAAAGATTTTACAGAACTGAAAGAGATAGATCAAGCACAATTCCGGGAACTGGGTTAGGTTTATCAATTGTAAAGCATATTTTGGAAGCACATAACTCTGCAATCGAAGTAAAAAGTATTTTAAATGTTGGATCAGAGTTCTCTTTTAAACTAAAAAGAGATTAG